The DNA region ttcttttttctaAGTAAATTAAAAGTAGTGGTGGAACTTATTCTGTCCATTTCCTCACACCTATTGCTAGCTCCATCTAAAGAGTGTGTGTAAAAGTCAGGCACGTAGCCCTACATTTTAGTTACTTGCAAGAAACAATGACTGCATCCTCCAGTAGCAGCAGCTCTGATTGCAACGTAACTTCGAACAAGTCGGTATTAAAATTATTATCTGGATATATGACTTTAGTTTTCCAAAGCGCAAATATAGTTGAATTTTCAGCAGTTGCTCCATCACATTTCAAGAGACAAACTTAGTGGCAGGCTGCAGGTTTGCACTAtgtctttgtttttgttttcttttgccATAATTACAGAGAAGTACATAAACTCAATTGGACATATCATGCTTAAAAGTTATTAGACTCATAACACTAtgatataatttaattataatcACTTGAATAGTGACTTTAGAATACCGATGTCTTTGTTAAGATTCTTTAGGATACGCAAAATTTAATAATCACTTGAATAGTGACTTTAGAATACCGTTGTCTTTGTTAAGATTCTTTAGGATACCCAAAGATGAATTTGCCCAACTTATGGTCGAAGAAGAGATCAATTTTGTGATCTATACAAATTTTATCACTTCTAACAAAGATATTTTAAGTATATGGCGTTTCTTCGtcagtttcaatttatgtacTTATTTAGTTACtacttgaaaagttaaaagatattttatttatcatgattttaaaaatatcttgAATTATTAACTATTTTGATTTATAATACTATGTTTTATATAAGTTTTTCGTTGATGATGGAATTTAGGAtagataatttttatttttaaaaagttaaaattctATTCCAAATTTACACCAAACATTAATAGTTTGACACTGATATTTCAAACCAATCCACATAAATTGGCACAGAAGAAGTAAAACAtagtactctctctgtcccaatttatgtgatacactttattttttagttcattcaaaaaataataataataataataataataataaatttttatatttagaaataatttaacttaaaacttctcttttacccttaatgaaataatttacatcCACACAAAcatttatgatttgatttagactacaagtttcaaaaatatttttttctcttctaaaCTCTGTGTCTAGTTAAACTATATCACGTAAATGCAGGGAGTAACATTTTTGCAAAGTGCTTTCTTCCATTTAAATTGTAATTGGTTAAAGAAGAAATTACTGACCTTTTGCTTATGAAAGATACAAATTAAAATCATTTAAGTTCTCACaaaattctttcaaatttttcatATGTCAAAATACTTGACAAGTTCAATTAAAAAGCTAAATCTTAAGCAAGCAATTTACCGAGTCCAACCTCGAATGAGATTAGTGGAGTGATCTccaatattgattttttttaatccaaattataaaaatcaaaatctgACAATTTCAACCATTGGAAGAAGTAAAGGTTTCTGGccactctttattttattttttggaagtATATATAAATCagagaaataaaaaacaaataaaaatcgaagaagagaagagaaccACATGCATGGAACAGAGATATTTGTAGAGTACTGGAATTCTGAGAATTGAAATTCATGTTAGCATTCAGTTATACTAATAATCAGCATATACAACATAGAAATCCTAATGAGATACACTTAACAGAGAAAATCTAACTAATTTTCCCTTAGTGCCTCACAAAATGTACAACAGGCTTCGAATTCTAAATCAGATATGTTGAAGAGTCCCACATCGATGATGGTTAATGAAATGAGTGATCTCTTCCCcaagattcatttttttgtaCGACGGAGAAAGCTACCAGCACTGATCTGTCTCCCAGTTGCGGGTAGTATATCCCGACATTACTGAAGGATAACACCCGCCGGAATAAATATTACCGCTGCGGCCGCGCCTCCGTGAAAGGCGGCGATCATAATCGGCACGTTTGTCCGGATCCGATAGAGTGGAATAGGCAGCATGAATCTTCATGAAATCATCCGCTGACGTGTCTTTCTCCGCCACATCAGGATGGCAAACTCTAGCTAGTCTCCTGTAAGCTCCCTTGATCTCCTCGACCGTAGCGCCAACCGGAATTCCAAGAATTTCGTAAAACGACGCCGCGGTAGGCACCGTCGAGTACCTCGTGGCAGATTCGGTTTCGACGGAAGCACACGTGGCGGCGGCGGTTGTGAAGGAACCTGACTGCCGGAATCTGACGGAAGACGGTGATAGAACGGAATTGTCGCCGGAGGAAAATATATTCACCGGCGGCGGCTGGATTTGAAGAAACGAATGGGTTGAAGTGGAAATCATGGGTATGTATGTTTGTTGTTTGTTCAAGTGTAATGAGTCAAAGAGGAAAGTGGGCATAACGTTATATAGAAAAATGCGGATGAACtttaaggggttgtttggtttcAAGACAAGTTATGTTGCTCCTattctctccgtcccaatttatgagAGTACTAGTTATGTTGAGATGAGTTATATTTTAGATCAATTATGCTAGAATTAGCTATCCTGATAAAATTTCTTATTAACTGTTTAGATTATCATATTAAAAGTAACAACATAATTTCTAAAAAGGTTGTTTGTTTATAAAAATATCTTTTACCTTATTTAGT from Lycium ferocissimum isolate CSIRO_LF1 chromosome 2, AGI_CSIRO_Lferr_CH_V1, whole genome shotgun sequence includes:
- the LOC132046443 gene encoding chaperone protein dnaJ 11, chloroplastic, which encodes MPTFLFDSLHLNKQQTYIPMISTSTHSFLQIQPPPVNIFSSGDNSVLSPSSVRFRQSGSFTTAAATCASVETESATRYSTVPTAASFYEILGIPVGATVEEIKGAYRRLARVCHPDVAEKDTSADDFMKIHAAYSTLSDPDKRADYDRRLSRRRGRSGNIYSGGCYPSVMSGYTTRNWETDQCW